A genome region from Pirellulales bacterium includes the following:
- the tilS gene encoding tRNA lysidine(34) synthetase TilS translates to MRQLEHSFAQAWPSPRWHDVTVLLAVSGGPDSVALARAVAALSPSSSGRILVAHYNHALRGERSDADERFVVELSQQLGWQCHVGRAQSGVTPVSRSAADEHRPMPGADAVDVGSDSLVQRTHALSSSEEYSRTARYDFLKATAQQVGARYVVTAHTADDQAETVLHHIVRGTGLTGLAGMSHARELILGIALVRPLLAVRRAEVLAYLQDLGQDYRVDDSNVDRGYTRNRLRHDLLPQLTAQYNPRIVDSLLRLAALAGGAQAALEPQTAALMEQCVAATDKSQLLIATGPLTCAHRYLVREALIAAWRIQGWPMQAMGYEQWELLATLATDPVTPGNGLKRVLPGEIVAERSGNHLILSRPSP, encoded by the coding sequence ATGCGGCAACTTGAACACTCTTTTGCCCAGGCTTGGCCCAGCCCGCGGTGGCATGACGTCACCGTCCTGCTGGCCGTGTCGGGCGGGCCCGATAGCGTGGCCCTGGCCCGGGCTGTGGCCGCCCTGAGCCCGTCCTCCAGCGGCAGGATCCTGGTGGCTCACTATAATCATGCCCTGCGCGGCGAGCGGTCCGACGCCGATGAACGCTTCGTCGTCGAATTGTCCCAACAGCTCGGCTGGCAATGTCATGTTGGTCGTGCCCAAAGCGGCGTGACGCCTGTGAGCCGCTCCGCAGCCGACGAACATCGACCTATGCCCGGCGCGGATGCCGTCGACGTCGGTTCCGACTCGCTGGTACAGCGGACGCATGCCCTATCAAGCAGCGAAGAATACTCCCGCACCGCGCGGTACGACTTTCTGAAAGCTACCGCCCAACAAGTCGGAGCGCGCTATGTAGTCACGGCGCATACGGCCGACGATCAGGCCGAAACCGTGCTCCACCATATTGTGCGCGGAACAGGATTGACTGGTCTGGCAGGAATGTCCCACGCACGCGAGCTAATACTCGGTATCGCGCTGGTGCGACCATTGTTGGCCGTGCGGCGTGCTGAGGTGTTGGCCTATCTGCAGGACCTAGGCCAGGACTATCGCGTGGATGACTCCAACGTCGATCGGGGTTATACGCGCAATCGACTACGCCACGATTTGCTGCCGCAATTAACGGCCCAATACAACCCGCGGATCGTGGACTCGCTATTGCGTCTGGCGGCACTCGCGGGTGGAGCGCAGGCGGCACTCGAACCGCAAACGGCTGCCCTTATGGAGCAATGCGTCGCCGCTACGGACAAATCGCAACTGCTGATCGCCACGGGCCCTCTCACCTGCGCGCACCGCTATCTGGTCCGCGAGGCGCTGATTGCCGCCTGGCGAATCCAGGGCTGGCCAATGCAGGCCATGGGCTACGAGCAATGGGAGTTGCTGGCCACTCTCGCGACAGATCCCGTCACACCTGGCAACGGGTTAAAGCGAGTGCTTCCTGGCGAGATTGTCGCAGAACGCTCCGGCAATCATCTGATTCTGAGTCGACCATCCCCTTAG
- a CDS encoding GNAT family N-acetyltransferase yields the protein MPITIRPLVEIDLPVADRILQAAFGRNQSFVEMLQLNGAAQPGNQLVAVRAGQVVGTVGAVNFGQFAYIALMGVDPAQQGRGIARRLMEHVLARLDDHGCPIVLLDATDVGAVLYEKLGFADDSSAYEFEGDNSLASNVASTLGSQRGPDSIRAKDSSLSTATRNLGVARMTDADLVEVIEFDLPRFGADRGQVLQILLNEFPERAFVCRDVTGQVTGYLFARTVLGPWVAANAATAEDLLAVARTLPSPEPLRVLVPRSNHAACDLLARNGLHSIRKLRHMRRGGTVPPGRPECLFGQVSFGLG from the coding sequence ATGCCGATCACGATCCGTCCGCTCGTCGAGATTGACTTGCCCGTGGCTGACCGCATCCTGCAAGCGGCCTTTGGGCGCAATCAAAGTTTCGTGGAAATGCTGCAGCTTAACGGGGCCGCGCAGCCGGGAAATCAACTGGTCGCTGTTCGCGCCGGACAGGTCGTCGGTACCGTGGGCGCCGTCAACTTCGGCCAGTTCGCCTACATAGCCTTGATGGGCGTTGATCCTGCGCAACAGGGTCGTGGCATCGCGCGGCGCTTGATGGAGCACGTATTGGCACGGCTCGACGATCACGGCTGCCCGATTGTGCTGCTGGATGCCACGGACGTCGGCGCTGTGCTGTACGAAAAGCTCGGCTTTGCCGACGATTCGAGCGCCTATGAATTCGAAGGAGACAATTCGCTCGCTAGCAATGTCGCGTCCACGCTTGGCTCGCAGCGTGGCCCGGACTCGATTCGCGCGAAGGATTCGTCGTTGTCGACGGCGACGCGAAATCTAGGTGTCGCGCGCATGACCGATGCCGATCTGGTCGAGGTCATCGAATTCGATTTACCGAGGTTCGGAGCCGATCGGGGCCAGGTCTTGCAAATCCTGCTGAACGAGTTCCCTGAGCGGGCCTTTGTCTGCCGAGACGTCACGGGCCAGGTCACCGGATACTTGTTCGCCCGCACGGTCCTGGGACCCTGGGTGGCCGCGAATGCCGCGACCGCCGAAGACCTGCTGGCTGTTGCCCGCACGCTGCCCTCGCCGGAACCGCTACGCGTGCTCGTGCCACGATCGAACCATGCTGCTTGCGATCTGCTGGCGCGGAACGGCCTGCATTCGATTCGAAAACTTCGGCACATGCGGCGTGGTGGCACCGTACCCCCGGGCAGGCCAGAGTGCCTGTTCGGACAAGTGAGCTTTGGCTTGGGCTAA
- a CDS encoding cupin domain-containing protein: MSSAIARRFEVADLTQIPPIDCPCGSARRAFVDLEDYPATVHRTEISADARLHYHKRLTETYYFLECTPAARMQLDEELIPVRPGMCVVIRPGCRHRAVGQMTVLVICTPKFDPADEWFD; the protein is encoded by the coding sequence ATGTCGTCGGCCATTGCCCGCCGCTTCGAGGTCGCAGACTTGACCCAGATTCCGCCGATCGACTGTCCGTGCGGATCGGCACGCCGTGCCTTTGTGGATTTGGAGGACTATCCTGCGACAGTGCATCGCACCGAGATCTCGGCTGACGCGCGGTTGCACTATCACAAGCGGCTTACCGAGACCTATTACTTCCTCGAATGCACGCCCGCAGCACGCATGCAGCTCGACGAGGAGCTGATTCCCGTGCGGCCGGGGATGTGCGTAGTTATCCGACCGGGATGTCGGCACCGCGCTGTTGGCCAGATGACGGTGCTGGTGATCTGCACGCCGAAGTTTGACCCGGCCGACGAGTGGTTCGACTGA
- a CDS encoding Hsp70 family protein — translation MEFQPGKTVGIDLGTTFSAIAHLDEQGNPVALLNEDEEIETPSLILLAESGHVIVGPSRMRAAMEDPEHVVERVKRQMGNAEFKRTFDGREITPEFLSALILKKLRQDAEKQIGPIGNAVITVPAYFNDSRRKATQDAGKIAGLNVVDIINEPTAATLTYAWHRGELGAAKHSFDRPHQALVYDLGGGTFDVTVVRYTPTHFQVLATDGDVQLGGVDWNDRILEHVAREFQSRHGIDLRTSPATMQMLRHDCDQAKIALTEDNQTSIMCRHEGKSVSVTITREQFDDMTADLMQRTIDTTEQVLEQAKMTADQLDAVVLVGGSTLMPKVAQLLEQATGKKPYQGISPHTSVAQGAAIHAAILEAKFRGDKSELGEKVRKYLQQIKQEDVNSHGLGVAVKHPRTGKMINHLMIRRNTRLPAETKQTFRTNAAAQQRVTVRVIEGDAPDPDACLLIGNCRITDLPPNLPQGSPIEVTYAFDGSGRVRVRARDVTGGHEATIEIERKSGLDETQVDAYTSLANDYVVE, via the coding sequence ATGGAGTTCCAACCCGGTAAGACCGTCGGCATCGATCTAGGAACGACCTTTTCGGCCATTGCCCACCTGGACGAGCAGGGAAACCCTGTGGCGCTGCTGAATGAGGACGAGGAGATCGAAACGCCCAGCTTGATTCTGCTGGCCGAAAGCGGCCATGTGATTGTCGGGCCCAGTCGCATGCGTGCGGCGATGGAAGACCCCGAGCATGTCGTCGAGCGCGTCAAACGGCAGATGGGCAACGCCGAGTTCAAGAGAACCTTCGATGGTCGCGAGATCACGCCCGAATTCCTGTCGGCCTTGATTCTGAAAAAGCTTCGCCAGGACGCGGAAAAACAAATCGGCCCGATCGGCAATGCCGTGATCACGGTGCCGGCGTATTTCAACGATTCGCGCCGCAAGGCGACGCAAGACGCCGGCAAGATCGCGGGCTTGAACGTGGTGGACATCATCAACGAGCCGACGGCGGCCACGCTGACCTACGCCTGGCATCGTGGTGAACTGGGCGCCGCCAAGCACAGCTTCGATCGACCGCATCAAGCGCTCGTGTACGATTTGGGCGGAGGTACATTCGACGTCACTGTTGTCCGTTACACGCCGACGCATTTTCAGGTGCTGGCGACCGACGGCGATGTGCAGCTAGGGGGCGTCGACTGGAACGATCGGATACTCGAACACGTGGCCCGCGAGTTTCAGTCGCGGCATGGCATCGATCTCCGCACGTCGCCCGCCACGATGCAGATGCTGAGGCACGATTGCGATCAAGCAAAGATTGCGCTCACGGAAGATAACCAGACGTCGATCATGTGCCGCCACGAAGGCAAGAGCGTCTCCGTAACCATCACGCGCGAACAGTTCGATGACATGACCGCGGACTTGATGCAACGCACGATCGACACCACCGAGCAAGTGCTCGAACAGGCCAAGATGACGGCCGACCAACTGGATGCCGTCGTGCTTGTCGGCGGTTCTACATTGATGCCAAAAGTCGCCCAATTGCTCGAGCAGGCGACCGGCAAAAAACCTTACCAGGGCATTTCACCCCATACCTCGGTGGCGCAGGGAGCGGCAATTCATGCGGCCATCCTGGAAGCCAAATTTCGTGGCGACAAGAGCGAGCTGGGCGAGAAAGTACGCAAGTACCTGCAACAGATCAAACAGGAAGACGTCAATTCTCACGGGCTAGGTGTGGCCGTAAAGCATCCCAGAACCGGCAAGATGATCAATCACCTGATGATCCGCCGCAATACGCGGCTACCGGCCGAGACGAAGCAGACATTCAGGACCAACGCCGCCGCTCAGCAACGTGTCACTGTAAGAGTCATCGAGGGAGACGCTCCCGATCCCGACGCCTGCCTGTTGATTGGCAACTGCCGCATCACCGATTTGCCGCCGAACCTGCCGCAGGGTTCACCCATCGAAGTGACCTACGCTTTCGACGGTTCAGGCCGCGTCCGCGTGCGGGCGCGTGACGTGACAGGTGGCCACGAAGCCACGATCGAAATCGAGCGCAAGAGCGGACTGGATGAGACCCAGGTCGACGCCTATACGAGTCTGGCGAACGATTACGTCGTGGAATAG
- a CDS encoding TAXI family TRAP transporter solute-binding subunit, protein MPVIEPVLGQLWMPVVAIVTATAHFMARHLLWFLVLAMVTFGVLFGWSEYTRQNTTDITLCVGPAGSDGWDDARRIADRINASPPHIGARYNVTLVETDGFEENRKRVSRDTSGSTIGFAHDGFGDSSRISILTPLEYSFLHVFCTRKFLKDHKIPIHSNRAPALAEIVRKFDHGLVFLGPPESGTRQAAEIVLRNYNIEPAKLATNGVADYNEMRAALINGTICAAFYSGPWGSSLVRQIADDQSCRLVNFEDVRDALVQQNRQLHKAAINRNSYIDGDFCATDIQTIGTRRVIICPRTMSAQDAYFIGKCAHDVMQDQVGALDWEAKEPADVATNRFTYPMHPAAILLSKDMAPTTWITKWSVVLSTLLVWVATSLLHDWNTRATRQESAKAATGENLATQKLSTYDEFEAAIEREHQCLHQASDPLEPSWCQKFRASLRGLFQNIKTALRRATLTDEQAESLLEGVLELYYEIDLRNPPQSGAVHAVPTPDPKKDSGEEAVAV, encoded by the coding sequence GTGCCAGTTATTGAACCTGTGCTTGGTCAATTGTGGATGCCCGTTGTCGCCATCGTCACTGCGACTGCGCATTTCATGGCAAGGCACCTACTTTGGTTTTTGGTTCTCGCGATGGTGACGTTCGGCGTACTCTTTGGCTGGTCCGAGTACACGCGGCAGAACACGACCGACATCACGCTCTGCGTGGGACCTGCCGGCAGCGATGGCTGGGACGACGCGCGACGTATCGCCGATCGCATTAATGCTTCGCCGCCGCATATCGGCGCACGATACAACGTAACCTTGGTCGAGACGGACGGATTTGAGGAAAATCGAAAGCGTGTCTCGCGCGATACTAGCGGCAGCACGATTGGTTTTGCGCACGACGGATTTGGCGATTCGTCGCGCATATCGATTCTTACGCCACTCGAGTACTCCTTTCTACATGTGTTTTGTACAAGAAAGTTCCTCAAGGATCACAAGATCCCGATACATTCTAATCGGGCGCCGGCCCTGGCCGAGATTGTCCGAAAGTTTGACCACGGTCTTGTGTTTCTAGGTCCGCCCGAAAGCGGCACTCGCCAAGCCGCGGAGATCGTGCTGAGAAACTACAATATCGAGCCTGCCAAGTTGGCGACTAACGGAGTGGCAGACTACAACGAGATGCGCGCCGCGCTAATCAACGGTACTATTTGCGCGGCGTTCTACTCTGGACCGTGGGGATCGTCGCTCGTACGTCAGATTGCTGACGATCAATCGTGCCGCCTTGTCAATTTCGAAGATGTCCGCGACGCATTAGTGCAGCAAAATCGGCAACTGCACAAAGCAGCCATTAACAGGAATTCGTACATCGACGGCGACTTTTGCGCTACGGATATTCAGACGATCGGAACCCGCCGCGTAATTATTTGCCCCCGCACCATGTCCGCGCAAGACGCGTACTTCATCGGCAAATGCGCGCACGATGTGATGCAGGATCAGGTGGGTGCCTTGGATTGGGAAGCAAAGGAGCCTGCAGACGTCGCGACAAATCGATTTACGTATCCGATGCATCCAGCCGCGATTCTCTTGAGCAAGGACATGGCCCCCACGACCTGGATCACAAAGTGGAGCGTGGTGCTTTCCACGTTGTTGGTGTGGGTTGCAACCAGTCTGTTGCACGATTGGAACACCCGGGCAACTCGGCAGGAGAGCGCCAAGGCAGCCACGGGCGAGAATCTCGCGACGCAAAAGTTATCCACGTATGACGAGTTTGAGGCCGCTATAGAACGTGAACATCAGTGTCTGCATCAGGCATCGGATCCGCTGGAGCCTTCGTGGTGCCAAAAGTTCCGAGCGAGTCTGCGAGGTCTTTTTCAAAACATTAAAACGGCGCTTCGCCGTGCCACATTGACGGACGAACAGGCGGAATCGCTGCTTGAGGGCGTCCTCGAATTGTACTACGAAATAGATTTGCGGAACCCGCCGCAAAGCGGCGCGGTGCATGCCGTACCAACGCCGGATCCAAAGAAGGACTCCGGGGAGGAAGCCGTTGCGGTTTGA
- a CDS encoding response regulator — translation MAKRVLDVGQCGPDHAAIRRLLSSRFGAEVVQAHGPTDALAHLRREPFSLVLINRKLDADYSDGLEILNAIKADPALSSVPVMLVSNYADAQATAVEAGAITGFGKAELGRPETEEKLRGVLGN, via the coding sequence ATGGCCAAGCGCGTACTCGACGTTGGGCAATGTGGGCCAGATCATGCGGCCATTCGTCGCTTGCTCTCGTCGCGGTTTGGTGCCGAGGTGGTGCAAGCGCACGGACCGACGGATGCGCTCGCGCACTTACGGCGCGAGCCATTCTCCCTGGTGCTGATCAACCGCAAGCTCGATGCTGATTACAGCGATGGCCTGGAAATCTTGAACGCGATCAAGGCGGACCCCGCGCTTTCGAGCGTGCCGGTGATGCTGGTCAGCAACTATGCCGATGCACAAGCCACGGCCGTCGAAGCCGGAGCAATCACTGGGTTCGGCAAGGCCGAGCTTGGCCGCCCCGAAACCGAAGAAAAGTTGCGCGGCGTGCTGGGCAATTAG